A region of Bacillus tuaregi DNA encodes the following proteins:
- a CDS encoding DEAD/DEAH box helicase yields the protein MKYKPYQYQAYATQWIIDKKKSALFLEMGMGKSVSTLTAILELMYDYFDVAKVLVIAPIRVASTTWEEEVEKWDHLKELRISKVLGSEKQRVAALYNKADVYIINRENVTWLVNLFDADWPFDMVVIDELSSFKSSKAQRFKSLKRVRPFIKRLVGLTGTPAPNGLIDLWPQIYLLDGGERLGKTVTGYREKYFLPDKRNQMMVYTWKLKDGAEDTIYEKLSDICVSMKAKDYLELPGRMDNVIPVELPKKAKEQYDQLEKELILSIEEADVLAGSAAVLANKLLQVANGAVYDEDGDVKHIHDEKLKALDELIEAASGKPMLVFYGYQHDKDRLLHHLKKLKPRLLQTDQDIKDWNQGKVQVLLAHPASAGHGLNLQIGGNIIVWFGLTWSLELYQQANARLWRQGQKQTVVIHHIIAKDTIDERVMKALEDKDVSQAALIEAVKARMNQYKEGLPHGL from the coding sequence TTGAAATACAAACCATATCAATATCAAGCTTATGCCACTCAGTGGATTATTGATAAAAAGAAATCAGCTCTTTTTCTTGAGATGGGAATGGGGAAATCGGTGTCAACGCTGACTGCAATTTTGGAACTGATGTATGACTACTTCGATGTGGCAAAAGTGCTTGTTATTGCTCCGATCCGAGTGGCAAGTACCACTTGGGAGGAAGAAGTGGAAAAGTGGGACCATTTGAAAGAGCTTCGAATTTCCAAAGTGCTAGGAAGTGAAAAGCAAAGAGTAGCTGCTTTATATAATAAAGCTGACGTCTATATCATCAATCGAGAAAACGTCACCTGGCTAGTGAATTTGTTTGATGCCGACTGGCCTTTTGACATGGTGGTCATTGATGAGTTATCAAGTTTTAAATCTTCCAAAGCACAACGGTTTAAGTCTTTAAAAAGGGTGAGGCCATTTATTAAAAGATTGGTTGGACTAACAGGAACTCCAGCACCAAACGGTTTGATTGATTTGTGGCCACAGATTTATTTACTGGACGGTGGGGAACGATTGGGGAAAACAGTCACTGGTTACCGGGAAAAATACTTCCTTCCAGATAAGCGAAATCAAATGATGGTCTACACTTGGAAGTTAAAAGATGGAGCGGAAGATACCATTTATGAAAAGCTCTCTGATATTTGCGTGAGTATGAAGGCCAAGGATTACCTTGAGTTACCTGGAAGAATGGACAATGTGATACCTGTTGAATTGCCGAAAAAGGCAAAGGAGCAGTATGACCAATTAGAAAAGGAACTTATTTTATCGATTGAAGAAGCGGATGTGTTAGCTGGATCCGCAGCAGTACTGGCGAATAAGTTATTACAAGTAGCTAATGGTGCTGTTTACGATGAGGATGGAGATGTGAAGCATATTCATGATGAAAAGTTAAAAGCTTTGGATGAATTGATAGAAGCTGCAAGTGGAAAGCCAATGCTAGTGTTCTATGGGTACCAACATGATAAGGACAGGCTTTTACATCATTTAAAGAAACTAAAGCCGAGGCTCCTTCAAACAGACCAAGACATTAAGGACTGGAATCAAGGAAAGGTTCAAGTTTTATTAGCCCACCCAGCATCAGCTGGTCATGGGCTGAACCTTCAAATAGGTGGAAATATCATCGTTTGGTTTGGTCTAACCTGGAGCCTCGAACTCTACCAACAAGCCAATGCAAGACTATGGCGGCAAGGTCAAAAACAAACGGTCGTCATTCATCACATCATTGCAAAAGACACGATTGATGAACGAGTGATGAAAGCATTAGAAGATAAGGATGTGAGCCAAGCTGCACTGATTGAAGCAGTCAAGGCACGAATGAACCAATACAAAGAGGGTTTGCCACATGGATTGTAA
- a CDS encoding PDDEXK family nuclease: MNEVSVEQRLKRKVNEHGGLALKLVSPGFAGVPDRLVLFHGSRVAFVELKAPAKKLRALQRKRKKQLEALGFKVYKIDSYEAVDRLLEEMVL; this comes from the coding sequence ATGAATGAAGTGAGTGTAGAACAAAGGCTAAAAAGGAAAGTGAACGAACATGGTGGGTTGGCTTTAAAACTTGTGTCGCCCGGTTTTGCAGGTGTGCCAGATAGGTTGGTGCTCTTTCATGGATCAAGAGTTGCCTTTGTAGAATTAAAGGCACCAGCTAAAAAGCTACGAGCATTGCAACGAAAAAGGAAAAAACAACTGGAAGCATTAGGTTTTAAAGTTTATAAGATTGATAGTTATGAGGCAGTCGATCGATTGCTAGAGGAGATGGTTCTTTGA
- a CDS encoding virulence-associated E family protein, translating into MKELSERRSHSIKHDGNLTIATGRNRKELNWKNRDMLWSEVVQKLSSTIRTHETYEEYKKLSKSKQDEIKDVGGFVGGTLKGGRRKHDSVVWRQIVSLDADFVKGDLWASVETMFGYGCAMYSTHKHHPKNPRLRLVIPLSRPVTADEYVPIARRIAADLGIDFFDDTTYQVHRLMYWPSTSSDGEFVFKVLDEPWIDPDAVLARYPDWRDSSYWPESSRTVHERKKLADKQGDPKTKEGIVGAFCRTYSVVDVIEKYLNDIYVPCEDPNRYTYSAGSTAGGLVIYEDGDFAYSHHSTDPIGGRLCNVFDLVRMHLFGDLDETVKEGTPINRLPSYKAMVEEALKDKQVKLTLGKEQLSLAADDFEDEDMEWLTELTRDQKGNIVSSAPNVILILENDPVLKDRIAMNDFVHRVVIKDDLPWRSAERGEYWSDTDDASLRNYLYSIYGIKGAGVIADAWSEVAVKYAFHPIKEYLNGLVWDGQERIETLLIDYLGADDNECVRTFTRKIMLAAVTRIYRPGAKFDYCVVLVGPQGVGKSYIIKLIGKEWHSDSLITVKGKEAYEQLQGAWILEMAELTATKKADTEAVKHFISKSEDTFRVAYGRHNETFKRQCVFFGTTNDYDFLNDPTGNRRFLPITVNGGGRKNMWDDLTEEEVDQIWAEAKVLYEKGETLALSKDIEEKAYELQAAHTQENPIAESIRTYLETMVPTNWYELDIGSRRAYLHMDQQGDESSKKMKLTKVCAQMVWEELFQKDVSIMTRYDAKEINMIIQHTPGWKRVSTIRFDNSYGTQRGFRREEL; encoded by the coding sequence GTGAAAGAGCTCAGTGAAAGAAGAAGCCACAGTATAAAACATGATGGAAATCTTACGATTGCAACCGGAAGAAACAGAAAAGAACTGAACTGGAAAAATCGGGATATGCTATGGTCTGAGGTGGTTCAGAAGCTAAGTAGCACGATTCGAACTCATGAAACGTATGAGGAATATAAAAAGCTTTCTAAATCAAAACAGGATGAGATTAAAGATGTAGGTGGCTTTGTAGGTGGTACTTTAAAGGGTGGCAGAAGAAAGCATGACAGTGTAGTTTGGCGACAAATTGTTTCCCTTGATGCTGACTTTGTGAAAGGGGACTTATGGGCATCTGTTGAGACCATGTTTGGCTATGGGTGCGCCATGTACTCTACTCATAAACACCATCCGAAGAATCCAAGGTTAAGACTAGTCATTCCGTTATCCAGACCAGTTACCGCCGATGAATATGTACCAATTGCAAGAAGGATTGCTGCAGATCTTGGAATTGACTTTTTCGATGATACCACCTATCAAGTACATCGGCTGATGTATTGGCCTTCGACATCATCTGATGGAGAATTTGTCTTTAAAGTACTAGACGAGCCATGGATTGATCCAGATGCTGTTTTGGCAAGATATCCAGATTGGCGGGATTCTTCCTATTGGCCGGAAAGCTCGAGAACCGTTCATGAACGAAAGAAGCTAGCGGATAAACAAGGAGATCCAAAAACTAAAGAAGGAATCGTCGGTGCATTTTGCCGGACGTACTCTGTCGTGGATGTGATTGAGAAATATTTAAATGATATTTACGTCCCTTGTGAGGATCCGAACCGTTACACGTATTCAGCTGGTTCCACAGCCGGTGGGTTGGTGATTTACGAAGATGGCGACTTTGCGTACTCTCATCATTCTACTGACCCTATTGGTGGAAGGCTTTGTAACGTATTTGATTTAGTTCGTATGCATTTATTTGGTGACCTGGATGAAACGGTGAAAGAAGGAACACCAATCAATCGATTGCCTTCGTATAAGGCCATGGTGGAAGAAGCGTTAAAGGATAAGCAGGTCAAACTGACTCTTGGTAAAGAACAGTTAAGTCTTGCTGCAGATGATTTTGAAGATGAGGATATGGAGTGGCTTACAGAACTAACAAGGGACCAGAAAGGAAATATCGTCTCGAGTGCACCGAATGTCATCCTCATTCTTGAAAATGATCCAGTTTTAAAAGACCGAATCGCTATGAACGATTTCGTACATCGGGTGGTTATAAAAGATGATTTGCCTTGGCGAAGTGCTGAAAGAGGAGAATATTGGTCAGACACTGATGATGCTAGTTTAAGAAATTACCTTTACTCCATCTATGGCATTAAAGGAGCGGGGGTTATTGCTGACGCTTGGAGTGAAGTGGCGGTAAAGTATGCCTTTCATCCGATTAAGGAATATTTAAACGGACTTGTTTGGGATGGCCAGGAGCGGATTGAAACCTTACTGATAGATTATCTTGGTGCTGATGATAATGAGTGCGTCCGAACATTTACTCGAAAAATTATGCTTGCAGCAGTGACAAGGATTTATAGACCGGGTGCCAAGTTTGATTACTGTGTTGTCCTTGTTGGCCCTCAGGGTGTGGGGAAGAGTTACATTATTAAGCTTATAGGCAAGGAATGGCACTCGGATTCCTTGATTACTGTGAAGGGCAAAGAAGCCTATGAACAGCTTCAGGGTGCATGGATTTTAGAGATGGCCGAGCTGACGGCAACAAAGAAAGCAGACACGGAAGCAGTAAAGCATTTTATTTCCAAATCCGAGGATACCTTTCGGGTCGCTTATGGCAGACACAATGAAACGTTCAAGCGGCAGTGCGTGTTTTTTGGAACCACCAATGATTATGATTTTTTAAATGATCCTACCGGGAACCGCCGCTTTTTACCCATAACGGTTAATGGTGGCGGTAGGAAAAACATGTGGGATGATTTGACGGAAGAGGAAGTGGATCAGATTTGGGCGGAGGCAAAGGTGCTGTATGAAAAGGGAGAGACCTTGGCTTTGAGTAAAGACATTGAAGAAAAGGCTTATGAACTTCAGGCTGCTCATACTCAGGAAAATCCGATTGCAGAAAGCATTCGAACTTATCTAGAAACAATGGTGCCAACGAACTGGTATGAACTAGATATTGGCTCAAGAAGAGCTTATTTGCATATGGACCAGCAGGGTGATGAATCAAGTAAAAAAATGAAGCTAACTAAGGTGTGTGCTCAGATGGTTTGGGAAGAACTTTTCCAAAAGGATGTATCCATTATGACCAGATATGATGCCAAAGAAATTAATATGATCATCCAACATACACCTGGCTGGAAAAGGGTTAGTACGATTCGTTTTGACAATAGTTATGGGACACAACGGGGATTTCGAAGAGAAGAATTGTAA
- a CDS encoding DNA polymerase, whose translation MKLLSIDIETYSSVDLIKSGVYAYCESPDFEILLFAYAVDDDEVQIVDLASGEEIPDDILKAMMDPAVIKTAYNANFERTCLDKHFHQPMPPEQWRCSSVHALMLGLPGYLDGVAKCLRLKDQKMKEGKALIRYFSVPCKPTKVNEGRTRNLPEHDLDKWVTFKDYCKQDIEVERQIRKKLEAFPISKVEQKLWELDQKINDEGVLIDSILVENALRADKEFQDRLFEEAVRLTGLENPNSPAQLKGWLLKQGIEVDSLAKKNVEALMGEVENPEVKRLLELRQAMSKTSVKKYEAMERSICSDQRIRGLLQFYGANRTGRWAGRLVQIHNLPRNSLIDLQIARDLLKSGVYEALELLFESVSDVLSQLIRTAFIPSKGHRFVVADFSAIEARVIAWLAGERWRMDVFQSHGKIYEASAAQMFKVPIETIDKGSPLRQKGKIAELALGYGGSKGALMQMGALDMGLTEDELPELVSAWREANPNIVKLWWGIEAAAIKAVKERAVVKMQYGLTFHYTKGILFITLPSGRSLAYVRPRIGVDERFGKEQLTYEGTEQGSKQWGRIPTYGGKLTENIIQAIARDCLAVSMLRLDEAGYRINFHVHDEVILDVPISTGSMEEVENIMGQSIDWAPGLPLGADSFETFYYKKD comes from the coding sequence ATGAAACTCTTATCCATTGATATAGAAACTTACAGTAGTGTAGACCTCATTAAATCTGGGGTCTATGCCTATTGTGAATCACCTGATTTTGAAATTCTTCTCTTTGCTTATGCCGTTGATGATGATGAGGTACAGATCGTTGATTTAGCATCTGGCGAAGAGATACCAGATGACATTTTAAAAGCAATGATGGATCCAGCTGTGATAAAGACAGCTTACAATGCCAATTTTGAAAGAACTTGTTTAGACAAACACTTTCACCAGCCGATGCCGCCAGAACAATGGCGGTGTTCATCGGTTCATGCTTTAATGCTTGGTTTGCCTGGTTATCTCGATGGGGTGGCGAAATGCCTTAGGTTGAAGGATCAGAAAATGAAGGAAGGGAAAGCTTTAATCCGTTATTTTTCTGTTCCTTGTAAACCTACCAAAGTGAACGAGGGAAGGACACGGAATCTTCCAGAACATGATTTGGATAAGTGGGTTACTTTTAAGGATTACTGCAAACAGGATATTGAGGTTGAAAGACAAATCCGAAAGAAACTAGAGGCTTTTCCCATTTCGAAGGTTGAACAGAAGCTTTGGGAGTTGGACCAGAAAATAAATGATGAAGGTGTTCTTATTGATTCAATTCTTGTTGAGAATGCTCTTCGAGCAGATAAGGAATTTCAGGACAGATTATTCGAGGAAGCAGTTCGTTTAACAGGACTTGAAAACCCGAACAGTCCGGCACAGTTGAAAGGCTGGTTGCTGAAGCAAGGGATAGAAGTCGATAGCCTTGCGAAGAAAAATGTAGAAGCATTGATGGGTGAAGTGGAAAATCCAGAGGTAAAGCGGCTGTTGGAATTAAGACAAGCAATGTCCAAAACATCGGTAAAGAAATACGAAGCGATGGAACGATCCATCTGTTCTGACCAAAGAATTAGGGGGTTATTGCAATTTTATGGAGCAAATCGTACAGGGCGCTGGGCTGGCAGGCTCGTTCAAATTCATAACCTTCCAAGAAACAGTTTAATAGATTTACAGATTGCAAGGGACCTATTGAAATCAGGAGTCTATGAAGCCTTGGAGCTTCTTTTTGAAAGTGTATCGGACGTGTTATCACAATTAATTCGAACGGCATTTATTCCATCAAAGGGCCATCGTTTTGTTGTAGCAGACTTTTCAGCAATTGAAGCTAGAGTGATTGCATGGCTTGCGGGCGAGCGTTGGCGGATGGATGTGTTCCAATCCCATGGGAAGATTTATGAAGCCTCTGCTGCACAGATGTTTAAAGTACCCATTGAAACCATCGATAAAGGTAGCCCGCTCAGGCAAAAAGGGAAAATTGCTGAATTGGCTCTTGGCTACGGTGGCTCTAAAGGGGCGTTGATGCAGATGGGTGCTTTAGATATGGGCCTGACTGAAGACGAACTTCCGGAGTTGGTTTCTGCTTGGCGAGAGGCTAACCCAAATATCGTGAAACTTTGGTGGGGCATAGAAGCGGCAGCAATTAAAGCTGTGAAGGAAAGAGCAGTAGTAAAGATGCAGTATGGTCTTACTTTTCATTACACCAAAGGGATTTTATTTATCACACTTCCATCAGGTCGTTCACTTGCTTATGTAAGACCCAGAATCGGGGTGGACGAGCGTTTTGGAAAAGAACAGCTTACGTATGAAGGAACAGAGCAAGGCTCCAAGCAGTGGGGGAGGATTCCTACTTACGGTGGCAAACTTACCGAGAATATTATTCAAGCCATTGCTAGAGATTGTCTGGCTGTATCAATGCTTCGATTGGATGAAGCAGGATACCGCATTAATTTCCATGTCCATGATGAAGTCATTCTTGATGTTCCTATCTCTACTGGGTCAATGGAAGAAGTCGAAAACATAATGGGGCAATCGATTGATTGGGCACCTGGTCTTCCTCTTGGGGCGGATAGCTTTGAAACCTTCTATTACAAGAAAGATTAA
- a CDS encoding DUF2815 family protein, translating into MVKITIGTKENPVRFSYANVHQAVSVNGSDLKYSVSIIIPKSDKKTIKKVKDAIQKATQENKDKFGGKVPSNLKTPLRDGDVDREDDEAYADSYFINANSKIKPGIVDADLNPIMDQSEFYSGCYGRVSLTFYGFNVNGNRGVAAGLQNIMKTDDGDPLGGRSSAEADFGDDSDDDEDDILG; encoded by the coding sequence ATGGTAAAAATCACAATTGGAACAAAGGAAAACCCAGTACGGTTCAGTTATGCAAATGTACATCAAGCAGTCAGCGTTAATGGAAGTGACCTGAAGTATTCAGTAAGTATCATTATCCCGAAGTCGGACAAGAAGACCATCAAAAAGGTTAAAGATGCGATTCAAAAAGCGACTCAAGAAAACAAGGACAAGTTTGGCGGCAAGGTGCCTTCGAATTTGAAGACGCCCCTGCGGGACGGTGATGTGGATCGTGAAGATGATGAGGCATATGCGGATTCCTATTTCATTAATGCCAACAGCAAGATTAAACCAGGAATTGTCGATGCGGATTTGAATCCAATCATGGACCAAAGTGAGTTTTACTCGGGCTGCTATGGACGTGTTAGTTTGACCTTTTATGGGTTTAACGTCAATGGAAATCGCGGGGTTGCTGCAGGGCTTCAAAACATTATGAAGACGGATGATGGAGACCCACTTGGTGGCCGAAGCAGTGCTGAAGCTGATTTCGGCGATGATAGTGACGACGATGAAGATGACATCTTAGGTTGA
- a CDS encoding DUF2800 domain-containing protein, with protein MKNTGVGSVNHSERAHASLSASGASRWLACPPSVRLSEQYEETASVFAKEGTFMHELSELYLSHELKNITKAQLNKKLKQMKQSEFYNTEIEQAVKTYVDVVTEKMNEARASSKDPLILIEERVDFSLYVPDGFGTGDVLLIYGDRLEVIDLKGGKGVKVSAVENPQMRLYALGALNNFGVLYDTQKIMMTIVQPRLDNISTDEMQVEELLEWAENEVKPKAELAFKGEGDFMAGEHCRFCKVKATCRARAEENLKLACMDFQKPPLLTDDEVVEVLTSIDQLLSWAKDVQEYAFAMAMNENKQWPGMKLVEGRGSRKYSDENAVVETLTTAGYDSDVIYKKSLNTITTLEKELGKKAFQELLGSLITKAPGKVKLVPEEDKRPEIKASPEADFQ; from the coding sequence ATGAAAAATACGGGAGTTGGATCTGTGAATCATTCAGAAAGAGCTCATGCGAGTTTAAGTGCTTCTGGTGCGAGTCGCTGGTTAGCTTGTCCACCAAGTGTTCGGTTGTCAGAACAGTACGAAGAAACGGCAAGCGTCTTTGCCAAAGAAGGTACATTCATGCATGAGCTGTCAGAGCTCTATTTGTCTCATGAACTAAAAAACATAACAAAAGCACAGTTGAACAAAAAGCTGAAGCAGATGAAACAAAGTGAATTTTATAACACAGAAATTGAACAGGCTGTAAAAACCTATGTAGATGTTGTTACTGAAAAGATGAACGAGGCTAGGGCATCTAGCAAGGATCCGCTCATCCTTATTGAGGAAAGGGTAGATTTTAGTCTCTATGTTCCAGATGGATTCGGAACCGGGGACGTATTACTGATTTATGGTGATAGATTAGAAGTTATTGATCTTAAGGGTGGGAAAGGTGTCAAGGTTTCAGCAGTTGAAAACCCACAAATGCGACTGTACGCTTTGGGTGCATTAAACAACTTTGGTGTACTCTATGATACTCAGAAAATAATGATGACCATTGTGCAGCCAAGGTTAGATAATATCTCCACTGATGAAATGCAGGTCGAAGAACTATTGGAATGGGCAGAGAATGAGGTCAAGCCCAAAGCGGAGTTAGCATTTAAGGGTGAGGGTGACTTCATGGCTGGCGAGCATTGCCGCTTTTGTAAGGTGAAAGCGACTTGTAGAGCGAGAGCAGAAGAAAATCTGAAACTTGCTTGTATGGATTTTCAGAAGCCTCCCTTACTGACAGATGATGAAGTAGTAGAAGTGTTAACTTCCATTGATCAGCTGCTGAGCTGGGCAAAAGATGTACAAGAATATGCATTTGCTATGGCGATGAATGAAAACAAGCAATGGCCAGGGATGAAACTGGTCGAGGGTAGAGGTAGCCGTAAGTATAGTGATGAAAATGCAGTAGTTGAGACACTTACTACTGCAGGATATGACAGTGATGTGATTTATAAGAAATCACTCAATACGATTACTACTCTAGAAAAAGAGTTAGGTAAAAAAGCATTTCAAGAGTTGCTGGGGTCGCTTATTACAAAAGCACCGGGCAAGGTCAAGCTCGTACCAGAAGAGGACAAGCGACCAGAAATAAAAGCTTCACCTGAAGCAGATTTTCAATAA
- a CDS encoding sigma factor-like helix-turn-helix DNA-binding protein: MEKFIKVGKDKVRVSEEVYKEFYRMDRRERYMEKDIKVGRIVVDPKAETVEYIPSKEDSINRLMDQGVDFNDEQMIEDILCDKATLLILRVAMTALDEKEQELIQAIYYKNLTVREVAKEENVSHVAVVKRHKKVLDKLKKYFL; encoded by the coding sequence ATGGAGAAGTTCATCAAAGTCGGCAAGGATAAAGTGCGTGTAAGTGAAGAGGTTTATAAAGAATTTTACAGAATGGATCGACGCGAAAGGTACATGGAAAAGGATATTAAGGTTGGACGGATTGTTGTTGATCCTAAGGCAGAAACGGTTGAATATATCCCAAGCAAGGAGGATTCAATCAATCGATTGATGGACCAGGGTGTCGATTTTAATGATGAACAAATGATTGAAGATATTCTTTGCGATAAAGCAACCCTATTAATCCTGCGGGTAGCAATGACTGCCCTTGATGAAAAAGAACAAGAACTAATTCAGGCAATATACTATAAAAATTTGACTGTAAGAGAAGTGGCGAAGGAAGAAAACGTCTCCCATGTGGCTGTTGTTAAACGGCATAAAAAGGTATTGGACAAGCTTAAAAAATATTTTTTGTAA
- a CDS encoding helix-turn-helix domain-containing protein — MDKKEMSKADREILQRRLKERRLFLNMTYQDLADKTGISKSTLQRYETGGIKNLPYDKIFILSEALEVSPEYFTNLTKDYTGESDYEVKVIRNDTRTKHLAQIKEFEERAIRYITPNLISQGYNIERHSHGSVGDIVAIKGKEVWHIDFLYTRDVSKYPTGMGMGRQQLLLRFGRLAVYDKPITKYSIVMERRELAEQFLRFKPIHLDIETSIIILQGTDYKEFHF; from the coding sequence GTGGATAAAAAAGAAATGAGCAAGGCTGATCGTGAAATACTCCAAAGACGATTAAAAGAAAGACGACTCTTTTTAAATATGACATATCAAGATTTAGCAGATAAAACAGGTATCAGCAAGTCTACTTTGCAGAGGTATGAAACAGGGGGAATTAAAAATCTCCCTTATGATAAAATTTTCATATTATCAGAGGCATTAGAGGTAAGTCCTGAATATTTTACTAATTTGACAAAAGATTATACTGGGGAATCTGATTATGAAGTGAAAGTGATTAGAAATGACACTAGAACAAAACATTTAGCCCAAATTAAGGAATTTGAGGAAAGGGCAATTAGATATATAACTCCAAATTTAATTTCACAGGGGTATAATATAGAACGCCACAGTCATGGATCTGTTGGAGATATTGTTGCAATTAAGGGGAAGGAAGTATGGCATATTGATTTCCTTTATACGAGAGATGTAAGTAAGTATCCAACTGGAATGGGAATGGGGCGTCAACAACTTCTTCTGAGGTTTGGTAGGCTTGCTGTTTACGATAAACCGATCACCAAATATTCCATAGTGATGGAAAGACGTGAATTGGCAGAGCAATTTTTAAGATTTAAACCTATACATTTAGATATTGAAACGAGTATCATTATTTTACAAGGAACTGATTATAAAGAATTTCATTTTTAG
- a CDS encoding lipopolysaccharide biosynthesis protein, giving the protein MSMSKSKKSTLIALTAICSTLLNGLFGLVITKLIITTYGSDFNGLNSTASQFISMLLIIEGGFTLATNVALFKPLANSDYKSINKIMAATKVIFKKIGLYFLLIGIILSIGYAMVLKSDLPPMIIVLTLLMTVISTSFNLFYATKYRILLQTEQREYILNIIKIGTLVLSQVLIIVVIFSHGHMLLVRFVTMIGAIINSLLIGYACKKYYSFIDFNVEPNFKAIKGTKDVFIQKFTGMIYSTMPIVFISATVGTLFASVYFVYNSVFTLLKSIIYSLINAPRMGLGKLIAEKNKEYVLKVFIQYEFIVINVMLCLLTTAAVLIIPFISIYTKGINDFEYVDGYIAMLLILITFFEIIHIPSGNIINMSGNFKIARKIQSIASAVLIIFMIFGNLIFGFYGILIAVMITAIILAVLEIGYVHRIYFRNLSTNYFKILLPNVILAIIIVYFELMLLPVIKGYLQFMFAGTILVGLNGTVFIIFNLIVNRSITNQVLRRSLGVIKKRLT; this is encoded by the coding sequence ATGTCTATGAGTAAGAGTAAGAAAAGCACCCTAATTGCATTGACCGCCATCTGTTCAACATTATTAAATGGTTTATTTGGATTAGTAATTACAAAATTAATAATAACGACTTATGGTTCGGATTTTAATGGCCTTAACTCAACTGCAAGTCAATTTATTAGCATGTTATTAATTATCGAAGGTGGTTTTACATTAGCAACTAATGTGGCACTTTTTAAGCCACTAGCAAATAGTGATTACAAATCTATAAATAAGATCATGGCAGCAACCAAAGTTATATTCAAAAAAATAGGGCTTTACTTCTTATTGATAGGTATTATTCTTTCGATTGGTTATGCAATGGTATTGAAGAGTGATTTACCGCCTATGATTATAGTATTAACATTGCTGATGACAGTGATTTCTACATCATTTAATCTCTTCTATGCTACAAAATATAGGATACTACTTCAAACTGAGCAAAGGGAATATATATTAAATATTATTAAAATTGGAACATTAGTGCTCTCGCAAGTGCTAATTATTGTAGTCATCTTTTCTCATGGGCATATGTTGTTAGTTAGATTTGTTACAATGATAGGAGCAATTATTAATAGTCTGTTAATAGGGTATGCGTGTAAGAAATATTATAGTTTTATAGATTTTAATGTAGAACCAAATTTCAAAGCAATTAAAGGAACAAAGGATGTTTTTATTCAAAAATTCACTGGTATGATTTATAGTACTATGCCTATTGTTTTTATATCGGCTACAGTAGGTACTTTATTTGCTAGTGTATATTTTGTTTATAATAGTGTTTTCACATTACTAAAGAGTATAATTTATTCGTTGATTAATGCACCGCGTATGGGACTAGGAAAACTTATTGCTGAGAAAAATAAAGAATATGTATTAAAAGTTTTTATACAATATGAGTTTATTGTAATCAATGTAATGCTTTGTCTCCTTACTACTGCTGCAGTGCTTATAATACCTTTTATTTCTATTTATACAAAGGGTATCAACGATTTTGAATATGTAGATGGATATATTGCGATGTTATTAATATTAATAACCTTTTTCGAAATTATCCATATCCCTAGTGGGAATATAATTAATATGTCTGGTAATTTTAAAATTGCAAGAAAAATTCAATCTATAGCAAGTGCTGTCTTAATTATTTTTATGATATTCGGAAACTTAATTTTCGGGTTTTATGGAATTTTAATAGCTGTTATGATTACTGCAATTATCTTGGCAGTATTAGAAATCGGGTATGTTCACAGAATATACTTTAGAAATCTTTCGACAAATTATTTTAAAATTTTACTTCCAAATGTAATTTTAGCTATTATAATTGTATATTTTGAATTAATGCTATTACCTGTAATAAAAGGGTATTTGCAGTTTATGTTTGCAGGCACTATACTAGTAGGTTTAAATGGAACTGTTTTTATTATATTTAATTTAATCGTTAATAGAAGCATTACTAATCAAGTATTAAGAAGAAGTTTAGGGGTCATTAAAAAAAGATTAACCTAA